Proteins co-encoded in one Methylobacterium sp. WL1 genomic window:
- a CDS encoding DciA family protein codes for MARVKPLAELIESCIGPAFAAQGFASTDILAAWPEIVGERLARYCRPSKLEWPKRRRKEADAPESGTLVVRVEGVFAIELQHLAPVVIQRINAHYGWACVSRIVLQQDRVGRGGRPAPRTGIDPSRAVEVKRAVAGIEDDGLRAALDRLGIAAVATRPER; via the coding sequence GATCGAGAGCTGCATCGGGCCCGCCTTCGCGGCGCAGGGCTTCGCGTCCACCGATATCCTGGCGGCCTGGCCGGAAATCGTCGGCGAGCGGCTGGCCCGCTATTGCCGGCCCTCGAAGCTCGAATGGCCCAAGCGCCGCCGCAAGGAGGCCGACGCGCCGGAATCCGGCACGCTCGTGGTCCGGGTCGAGGGCGTCTTCGCGATCGAGCTCCAGCATCTCGCGCCTGTGGTGATCCAGCGCATCAACGCGCATTACGGCTGGGCCTGCGTCTCGCGCATCGTGCTGCAGCAGGACCGGGTCGGCCGCGGCGGCCGGCCGGCGCCGCGCACCGGTATCGACCCGTCCCGGGCCGTGGAGGTGAAGCGCGCGGTGGCCGGGATCGAGGATGACGGGTTACGCGCCGCCCTGGACCGCCTCGGGATCGCCGCGGTGGCCACGCGGCCGGAGCGCTGA
- a CDS encoding DsbA family protein: protein MTTRRDALKFTGLALGAGLALPYLARSAWAQNADLAALMQPGPLGDVWLGPADAKCTIIEYASMTCSHCAAFHRTTWPVLKERYIDTGKVRFTLREFPLDPLATAAFMLARCQGEAKYYPITDLLFDQQPAWAFTQKPVDALEQMLRQAGYTKETFEACLKDQKVYGAVNAVKQRGLDVMKVDSTPTFFINGVRYTGEMTIDGMEKVIKPIIGA from the coding sequence ATGACCACGCGACGCGACGCTCTCAAGTTCACCGGCCTCGCGCTCGGCGCCGGATTGGCCCTGCCTTACCTGGCCCGCTCGGCCTGGGCGCAGAACGCCGATCTGGCCGCCCTGATGCAGCCGGGCCCGCTCGGCGACGTCTGGCTCGGCCCGGCCGATGCCAAGTGCACGATCATCGAATACGCCTCGATGACCTGCTCGCACTGCGCCGCGTTCCATCGCACCACCTGGCCGGTGCTCAAGGAGCGCTACATCGATACCGGCAAGGTGCGCTTCACTCTGCGCGAATTCCCCCTCGACCCGCTGGCCACCGCAGCCTTCATGCTGGCGCGCTGCCAGGGCGAGGCCAAGTATTACCCGATCACCGACCTGCTGTTCGACCAGCAGCCGGCCTGGGCCTTCACCCAGAAGCCCGTCGACGCGCTCGAGCAGATGCTCCGTCAGGCCGGCTACACCAAGGAGACGTTCGAGGCCTGCCTGAAGGACCAGAAGGTCTACGGTGCGGTCAACGCCGTGAAGCAGCGCGGGCTGGACGTGATGAAGGTCGATTCCACTCCGACCTTCTTCATTAACGGCGTGCGCTACACCGGCGAGATGACGATCGACGGCATGGAGAAGGTCATCAAGCCGATCATCGGTGCCTGA
- a CDS encoding AtpZ/AtpI family protein, which translates to MSGDDSREGKETAGTPTDSELSARLRRLETQIERKRPQAAPDPSLRPRGTGPSSLGQAMTISTEFVAGVIAGGILGWIVDHVFGTKPWGLIVLLMLGFVAGIYNVMRVSGFAGARPGRGDRQEP; encoded by the coding sequence GTGAGCGGCGACGATTCCAGGGAAGGGAAAGAGACCGCGGGAACGCCGACGGACAGCGAACTCTCCGCGAGGCTCAGACGTCTCGAGACGCAGATCGAACGGAAGCGTCCGCAGGCCGCTCCCGATCCTTCCTTGCGGCCTCGGGGTACCGGGCCCTCCTCGCTCGGTCAGGCCATGACGATCTCCACGGAGTTCGTCGCAGGCGTGATCGCGGGGGGCATACTCGGCTGGATCGTCGATCATGTCTTCGGGACGAAACCCTGGGGCCTGATCGTCCTCCTCATGCTGGGGTTCGTGGCGGGGATCTACAACGTGATGCGGGTGTCTGGTTTTGCCGGCGCGCGTCCCGGACGAGGCGATCGGCAGGAGCCATAA
- a CDS encoding F0F1 ATP synthase subunit B', whose protein sequence is MAQPNPLTTPPPGADTQLVPGHVEHAEAHSGAFPPFETSGFLSQLIWLALAFGLLYYLMDKVALPRIQAILHARAERLRTDLDQAQAMKSEADAAGLAYESALRDAQGKARDIAQTTRNELAAEADAKRKALEADLNTKLSSAEATIRTRTEAAMGNVRSIAGETAVAIVERLTGQAPDPATLDRALDATAH, encoded by the coding sequence ATGGCGCAGCCGAATCCCCTCACCACGCCGCCCCCGGGCGCCGACACGCAGCTTGTGCCCGGCCATGTCGAGCACGCGGAAGCACATAGCGGTGCCTTCCCGCCCTTCGAGACCTCCGGGTTCCTGTCGCAGCTGATCTGGCTCGCGCTGGCCTTCGGTCTCCTCTATTACCTCATGGATAAGGTTGCGCTGCCGCGGATCCAGGCGATCCTGCACGCCCGCGCCGAGCGCCTGCGGACCGATCTCGACCAGGCCCAGGCCATGAAGTCCGAGGCCGATGCCGCCGGTCTGGCCTACGAGTCCGCGCTTCGCGATGCGCAGGGCAAAGCCCGCGACATCGCCCAGACCACCCGGAACGAGCTGGCCGCCGAGGCCGATGCCAAGCGCAAGGCGCTCGAAGCCGACCTGAACACGAAGCTCTCGTCCGCCGAGGCGACGATCCGCACGCGGACCGAGGCTGCGATGGGCAACGTCCGCAGCATCGCCGGCGAGACCGCGGTGGCGATCGTGGAGCGCCTGACGGGCCAGGCGCCCGATCCGGCGACCCTCGACCGCGCCCTCGACGCCACCGCACACTGA
- a CDS encoding ATP F0F1 synthase subunit B (Produces ATP from ADP in the presence of a proton gradient across the membrane. Subunit B is part of the membrane proton channel.) produces MLEAEFWVAVAFVIFMGIAWKAGAFSTMTKGLDGRATRVRHELDEAKRLREEAATVLADYKRRRAEAEKEAESIIASAREEAKRAAEEGHRKLDDFLARRTKAAETKIAQAEVQAEAQVRAAAADAAVKVSETILRERMQGDAAQGLIRASLGEVRTRLRS; encoded by the coding sequence CTGCTCGAAGCCGAATTCTGGGTCGCCGTCGCGTTCGTGATCTTCATGGGGATCGCCTGGAAGGCCGGCGCCTTCTCGACCATGACGAAGGGCCTCGACGGTCGCGCCACCCGCGTCCGCCACGAGCTCGACGAGGCCAAGCGCCTGCGCGAGGAGGCCGCTACCGTGCTGGCCGACTACAAGCGCCGTCGCGCCGAGGCCGAGAAGGAGGCCGAGTCGATCATCGCCAGTGCCCGCGAGGAGGCCAAGCGCGCCGCCGAGGAAGGCCATCGCAAGCTGGACGACTTCCTGGCCCGACGCACCAAGGCCGCCGAGACCAAGATCGCGCAGGCTGAGGTGCAGGCCGAAGCCCAGGTCCGGGCGGCGGCAGCCGATGCGGCCGTGAAGGTCTCCGAGACCATCCTGCGCGAGCGGATGCAGGGCGATGCCGCGCAGGGCCTGATTCGCGCCAGCCTCGGCGAAGTTCGGACCCGCCTGCGGTCCTGA
- a CDS encoding F0F1 ATP synthase subunit C, with protein sequence MDPVAAKYIGAGLACLGMAGAGIGLGNLFGQFLAGALRNPSAADGQRATLLLGFALTEALGIFSLLIALLLLFAV encoded by the coding sequence ATGGATCCCGTCGCTGCGAAGTACATCGGCGCCGGCCTCGCCTGCCTTGGCATGGCGGGTGCAGGCATCGGCCTCGGCAACCTGTTCGGTCAGTTCCTCGCCGGCGCCCTTCGCAACCCCTCCGCGGCCGACGGCCAGCGCGCCACGCTGCTCCTGGGCTTCGCCCTGACCGAGGCGCTGGGCATCTTCTCGCTGCTCATCGCGCTGCTGCTGCTCTTCGCTGTCTGA
- a CDS encoding F0F1 ATP synthase subunit A — protein sequence MAVTIDPIHQFELKPLVSLGHIGHQQLAFTQSALYMFAAVGVIALITIVATASRSVVPGRMQSLAEIFYEFIADTLHQATGDGGKRFMPLVFSLFMFVLILNLFGMIPYAFAVTSHLVITFGLAALVISVVVIFGVMKHGTHFFGLFVPSGVPKPLLAILVPIEIISFISRPISLSVRLFANVLAGHIAMKIFAFFVVQLLLAGAWSVLSPLPLFLTIALTALEFLVAALQAYVFATLTAIYLNDALHPGH from the coding sequence ATGGCGGTCACGATCGACCCGATCCATCAGTTCGAGCTGAAGCCGCTCGTATCGCTCGGCCATATCGGCCATCAGCAACTCGCGTTCACGCAATCCGCCCTGTACATGTTCGCCGCCGTCGGCGTGATCGCCCTGATCACGATCGTGGCGACGGCATCGCGCTCGGTGGTTCCGGGGCGGATGCAGTCGCTGGCCGAGATCTTCTACGAGTTCATCGCCGACACGCTCCACCAGGCGACCGGCGACGGCGGCAAGCGGTTCATGCCGCTTGTGTTCTCCCTGTTCATGTTCGTGCTGATCCTGAATCTGTTCGGGATGATCCCGTACGCGTTCGCGGTGACCAGCCACCTGGTCATCACCTTCGGCCTCGCCGCCCTGGTGATCTCCGTCGTGGTGATCTTCGGCGTCATGAAGCACGGCACCCACTTCTTCGGACTGTTCGTGCCGTCGGGCGTGCCGAAGCCGCTGCTGGCGATCCTGGTGCCGATCGAGATCATCTCGTTCATCTCGCGGCCGATCAGCCTGTCGGTGCGTCTGTTCGCGAACGTGCTCGCCGGCCACATCGCGATGAAGATCTTCGCGTTCTTCGTGGTCCAGCTTCTTCTCGCAGGGGCCTGGAGCGTGCTATCGCCCCTCCCGCTGTTCCTGACGATCGCGCTGACCGCTCTCGAGTTCCTCGTTGCGGCGCTTCAGGCCTACGTCTTCGCGACGCTGACGGCGATCTACCTCAACGACGCTCTCCACCCCGGCCACTAG